ACCGAAATTGCTCGGTATTTTGACAACCCTAAAAGGCAAAATGCCTCTGCCAACCAGATTATTAATTGCAATTGTAAACATACTCCAAAGTTATTGGGTATACGGGTTTTTAGGTATTGGGCTATTAATTGTTTTATTCTACTTATTTATTAGAACAAAAGGTGGCAGATTGTGGTGGGATAGAGTAAAATTAAGTTTACCTATAATGGGTGGAATTTCTTATCGGATTACATTGAGTCGTTTTGCGCGAATGTTTGAAACATTAGACCGCACTGGCTTACCAATTCTGCGCACTTTGAATTTAGTAAGCAAAACAGTAGGAAACGCTTATTTTGCTACCAAAATAGAAGCAATTGCTGAAAGTGTTCGCCGCGGAAAAGGATTAGCGGCTCCGATGCGAGAAGCAAAAATATTCCCACCAATGGTTGTGCAAATGGTCGCGACTGGTGAAGAATCCGGAGCCTTAGATGATATGTTGAGGCAAGTTTCTGAACATTATGACACCGAATTGGAATACATCGTCAAAAATCTCACAAGTATGATTGAACCAATTCTGATTATGGTATTAGGGGTTGGCGCAATATTTGTGATATTAGCGGTCATATTACCATATATGCAAATCCTTGCCAGTATCCAATAAGAAGAATATATCGTTTAGTGCTATCCAGACGATATAGATTACATAGACTACTTAAAATTTTTTATATTAATTTGACTTCAATAAATGTCACAGCAATTTATTAAACCTACAATTAACAATATGAATCTTATAAAAACATTTCAACTCGGTAGATTTCTCTGGACAGTATTTGTCAGTTGGTATTTTATAAACTTTTCACGAAACTTTTTTAACTCTTTGGTGCCAACAAAATCTCAAATTCCAATTGTTTTCTTTATTGTTTTAGTTCTTTGGATGGCAGTAGAATATTATTTTGGCTCACCTTTCTTCCAATCCGGAATTGTAGAAATTAGTTCTAAAGACAGAACTATATTTTCGTTGTTCTTTTATAGCACAACAATATATTCTATTGCGGACTATTCATCGCTTAATTGGACTCAACTTAATATCTTATATCCATACATTAATATTTTAGGGCTTATCTTATTTATGGTTGGTGTGCTCTTGCGATACTGGACACTTCTAATTTTAATCAGAACTCCTATTCAAAAATTGATAAGGAAGCGAGTTTTTCAAATTTGTCGTCATCCGCGGTATTTAGCAACACTTACTCAAATCATTGCAATTTCTTTAATTTTTTCAACCTATTTAGGATTAGTTTTAACAATTATCATTGGATTACCAATTATTTATAATCAAATCAAGAGTGAAGAGATTCTACTAAGTAAACTTTATAAGACTGAATATGATGAGTATAAACAAAAAATTCCGATGCTCATTCCTAAATTTTGCCGTATCTATAAGAAATAAATCTCAAACATTAGTCTTTATACAATCAATATTGAAATGTGCTATAAAAAGGATATATCATTCCATAAGATACTTTTGCCTTGGTCATTGTTTCTATAATCGCTGTAAATATCTTAACTCATTAGTATTCAATTTGTTTTACCATTCGGATATTTGACCTCATACTATAAGAAACATTGAGTTAAAGTTAATAACTCTTTTGGTTTTCCATCCTAAATGGAAAGACACACATTTTTACGGTAATGGAAAGACATTTTGTCATTTGCGATGAAGAGTCAAGAGTTCTAAAAAGTGTTGCTGGAATTCAAAAGACCAAACAAAAATATTATTAGGAATATTCAGTGATTTTAGCTACTTCCTAAAGGACTCCATAAATATACAAACCGCTATTATCCTCTAAAGAAAATCTTAATATAAATATTTCCGTGATTTTAGTGTTTTTACTAACAAACTAAACCTAATCAAAGAGTTTAAGAGAATTTAACTTGACTGCCTATATAGACCGTCAACTCTTTTAAGTTTTGAGTTTTAATAGTTTCATCGGAAATCTTTATAGTTTTAGACAGAATTTTTACGGACTTAGGATTCAAAACAAGAAAAGCATTAGGGCTAGGGTGGGGCTAACCCGATGCTAACTTAATCTTAGTCTCTTGATAGTGCAATCTTATCCGGTAAACGGCATATAAAGTCGCCTATCAGTTAGGCTTAGTTATCTAATAAAATATTCTAAACTCTTTATTGCATTCAGTGAAAATATAAAGTAGAGGAGATGGTTTTTAAGATATGCAGTTCCGTAAATAACAAGTTGTTACTAAAACTATTCGTCCGAGGGTTTGGTGGGAAATATTATATTTATTAATTATAGTGAAGATATTTATTAACGGAGTTAGATTAACATTTGGGATATTTATAGACTTTTTCAGTATTATGTTAATATAACATTAGGATACCAGATAAATGATTAGGACTTGATAAAATTGCATATAGGTTATAGTTTAGTGCCAAAACAGGTAAATGAACAAACAGGAGGTTATAACCGCAGCAAGCGTAAAGGGTAGTCCGACTTTGACAAAATCTAAAAAGTTGATTTTATAGCCTTTTTTTCTTAGTAATCCGACACCAACAATATTCGCCGACGCGCCAATAGGTGTGATATTTCCGCCAACAGTTGTGCCTAAAATTGTTCCAAATAGTAATAAATATAAGGGATAACCGTAAGTTCGAGTTAACGGGAAAATGATGCCGACTATTGCGGCAAAATATGGTATATTGTCAACAAAACCAGAAACAAAGACTGAGAATAAAACCAATACAACATAAGTTAAAATAAGATTACCCGAAGTTAAATTACCAACCCAATTTGCGATTAAGTCAATAATGCCCGTATCTTTTAATGCTCCAACTAAACAAAAGATACCGGCAAGAAATGCCAAGGTTCCCCAATCCGCGTCTTTTAATACTGAATAGGTTTTAATCTTTTTTGAAATCATACTATAGATAATCGCCAAAATCGCATAACTGATACATATTAAACCGCTAATATTGCCAAATTTATTTTTTAGAAACGATGCCATTATTAATGAAAAAATCAGTAATCCCAAAATAATGCCAGGAACTCTGCTAATAATCTTTTCTGGTTCAACTTGACTTATTGGCTGATTGTGTTTCCGAAAGATAAGGTATAATACAATTAGCGAAGCGATTACTCCTATCTGAACCGCAAAAAAAAGTGACGGTTTTCCCTGAAAAAAGAAGAAATCGTTGAAAGTCATACCAGTATTGGCAGATAAAATCATGCTTGGTGGGTCGCCAACTAAGGTTGCGGTTCCTTGTAAATTTGCCGAAAGACATATTCCTAATACAAAAGGGACCGGTGAGACTTTTAGTTTTTGCGCAATTTCAAATGCAATTGGTGCCATAATTAATGTTGTGGAGACATTTTCGACAAACGCGGACAGCAAACCCGTAAATGCCGACAGTAAAA
Above is a window of candidate division WOR-3 bacterium DNA encoding:
- a CDS encoding type II secretion system F family protein, which translates into the protein MPLFRYKVRNKDGVILSGTLEGVDLAGVLERLDALGYIPISVTEDKLKKPLTGKEITIPFLRPRVKLVDLITFTRQFVTLHKAGLPMLTAINALKAQTRNKEMARALDGISRDLMGGVTLSTALSRYPHIFNELYVNSVWAGETGGVLDEILSRIADLLEHERRLRSDILSALRYPIFVMVVFFIAIIVLATFVLPKLLGILTTLKGKMPLPTRLLIAIVNILQSYWVYGFLGIGLLIVLFYLFIRTKGGRLWWDRVKLSLPIMGGISYRITLSRFARMFETLDRTGLPILRTLNLVSKTVGNAYFATKIEAIAESVRRGKGLAAPMREAKIFPPMVVQMVATGEESGALDDMLRQVSEHYDTELEYIVKNLTSMIEPILIMVLGVGAIFVILAVILPYMQILASIQ
- a CDS encoding SLC13 family permease, which encodes MSQILSAIIFIAVYAILIVTHRFRILATWIGVILLVIGGILSPLRIFQHINWNILGVLWGTSVVAELFIHSKIPAYLAERLIDVSKNLIWAIILLSAFTGLLSAFVENVSTTLIMAPIAFEIAQKLKVSPVPFVLGICLSANLQGTATLVGDPPSMILSANTGMTFNDFFFFQGKPSLFFAVQIGVIASLIVLYLIFRKHNQPISQVEPEKIISRVPGIILGLLIFSLIMASFLKNKFGNISGLICISYAILAIIYSMISKKIKTYSVLKDADWGTLAFLAGIFCLVGALKDTGIIDLIANWVGNLTSGNLILTYVVLVLFSVFVSGFVDNIPYFAAIVGIIFPLTRTYGYPLYLLLFGTILGTTVGGNITPIGASANIVGVGLLRKKGYKINFLDFVKVGLPFTLAAVITSCLFIYLFWH